One [Limnothrix rosea] IAM M-220 genomic region harbors:
- the lysS gene encoding lysine--tRNA ligase, with translation MSDSTHSTRDELRAARLEKVHQLKAIAMNPYAYKWEVSHHTAALQDKYKDIAAGEEVEDHVSIAGRILARRVFGKLAFFSLQDETGTIQLYLDKKLINTGMPHIEGAFNHLKKLTDVGDIIGVKGMIKRTEKGELSIKVSEFAMLTKSLLPLPDKWHGLTDIEKRYRQRYVDLIINPDVRETFRCRARITAAIRRYLEEKDFLEIETPVLQGEAGGAEARPFITHHNTLDMPLYLRIATELHLKRLVVGGFERVFEMGRIFRNEGVSTKHNPEFTSIEVYQAYGDYHDMMDLTEDLIRTLAKDIIGTVELPYGEAMVDVGSPWRRETMQNLVQAATGVDFLAFDDFEAAANAAEKAGIGIPEQVNSLGQLLNEAFEQKVEETLIQPTFVTEYPVEVSPLAKPHRDKQGLTERFELFVVGRELANGFSELTDPIDQRQRLEAQAAKKAAGDVEACDVDEDFVTALEYGMPPTVGLGIGIDRLVMLLTNSESIRDVIAFPLLKQKAKDADGDIDAVNS, from the coding sequence ATGTCTGATTCCACCCATTCCACCCGTGACGAACTCCGTGCTGCCCGCCTCGAAAAGGTGCATCAGCTCAAGGCGATCGCCATGAACCCCTACGCATACAAATGGGAAGTCAGTCACCACACCGCAGCACTTCAAGACAAATATAAAGACATTGCCGCCGGTGAAGAAGTCGAAGACCACGTTTCCATCGCAGGGCGTATCCTTGCCCGTCGCGTTTTCGGCAAACTAGCATTCTTTAGCCTGCAGGACGAAACAGGCACAATTCAGCTCTATCTCGATAAAAAACTCATTAATACAGGCATGCCTCATATCGAAGGCGCATTCAATCACCTGAAAAAATTAACCGATGTGGGCGACATCATCGGCGTTAAAGGCATGATTAAACGCACAGAAAAAGGCGAACTGTCCATCAAAGTCAGTGAATTTGCCATGCTCACAAAATCTCTATTGCCATTACCCGACAAATGGCATGGTTTAACCGACATCGAAAAACGTTATCGCCAACGTTATGTGGATCTGATTATCAACCCTGACGTTCGTGAAACTTTCCGTTGTCGCGCCAGAATTACCGCAGCCATTCGTCGTTACCTAGAGGAAAAAGATTTTCTCGAAATTGAAACCCCAGTTTTGCAAGGGGAGGCAGGCGGCGCTGAAGCCCGTCCCTTTATCACCCACCACAACACCCTGGATATGCCGCTGTATCTGCGGATTGCCACAGAACTTCACCTCAAGCGTTTGGTTGTGGGTGGCTTTGAGCGGGTATTTGAAATGGGGCGTATCTTCCGTAATGAAGGGGTTTCGACTAAACACAATCCTGAATTTACCTCCATTGAGGTTTACCAAGCCTACGGTGACTACCACGACATGATGGATTTGACGGAGGATCTGATCCGCACTTTAGCGAAGGACATCATTGGCACTGTGGAGCTGCCCTATGGCGAAGCAATGGTAGATGTTGGCTCTCCCTGGCGACGGGAAACCATGCAAAATCTTGTACAAGCGGCCACGGGTGTCGATTTTCTTGCCTTTGATGATTTTGAAGCCGCGGCAAACGCAGCAGAGAAAGCCGGGATCGGGATTCCGGAGCAGGTCAATAGTCTTGGTCAACTTCTAAATGAAGCCTTTGAGCAAAAAGTTGAAGAAACGCTGATTCAGCCGACCTTTGTGACGGAATATCCCGTTGAGGTTTCGCCCCTCGCTAAGCCCCACCGTGATAAGCAGGGCTTGACCGAGCGTTTTGAATTATTTGTGGTGGGTCGTGAGCTGGCCAATGGTTTTTCTGAGTTGACAGATCCGATTGATCAGCGGCAACGTTTGGAAGCTCAGGCGGCTAAAAAAGCGGCGGGGGATGTGGAAGCCTGTGATGTGGACGAAGATTTTGTCACGGCTCTCGAATATGGCATGCCGCCCACAGTGGGTTTAGGCATCGGGATTGATCGTCTTGTGATGCTTTTGACGAATTCTGAAAGTATCCGTGATGTGATTGCTTTCCCTCTGCTCAAACAAAAAGCGAAGGATGCGGATGGGGACATTGATGCTGTGAATAGCTAA